The genomic stretch TTATGCAATGAATGTGGAGGGGTAGGGCATGAGAGTATTTCCTGCAGGAAACCAAAGCATAAAGTGGCTCCTAAACCTGTTCCTACCAATCAGAAATGGGTCCCCAAGCAGAAAACTGTGGTTATACCTCAATCTATCCCTGTGACCTCTCCTGTGAGTGTAGCTGATACTCCCGTGGTCTCTAAGACTCCTGAGGAAATCCAGCATAATTTGCAGGTCTCTTGGTCCAAGGATGGTAAGTATGGCCAGCCTCCTGTCAGGCCAGTTACTACTCTTACTAGGCAAGACATAATACGTGCTGGCAAAGCTACTACTCATTTAAGTCAGTACACGTTCCAGGATGCTCTTAACAATGCTGCCAAAAAAACTGGTGTTGGAAGTGTTTTAGTGAATAATCCTCCAAGAGTTGGTGTGGGTACAAGTGGTAGTGCATTACTCCCCCCTGGGAGTGATGCATAACATTGGTTTCTGGAACGTAATGGGACTAAATAGCTCATCTAAGCAAAAGCAAGTTAAATGGTTTCTGCATTCTCATATGGTGGGTCtatttggtctccttgagacaaaggtaaaGCCTTTGTCTCTAAATTCTGTTAGGAAAAGTGTGTGTGATGGGTGGTCTCTCTCCACTAATTCTTCTTATCATTCTGGGGGCAGAGTATGGGTACTTTGGAATCCCTCTTTTTTTTATGTGCATTTTGTTCATTATAGTGCCCAATCTATCCATATGATGGTTACTGAAATCAGCTCCAATTTCAAGTTTTTTTGTACCATGGTTTATGCCTATAATGATACCATTGACAGGAAAAGTTTATGGCATGACCTTTGTTCTTTTGCTGATTCTATTCATGATCCTTGGATACTTTGTGGTGACTTCAACTGTGTCCTTAAACCCTATGAGAGACTTGGTGGGTCTTCATCTGATGAAGAGATGAAGGATTTTCATGCTTGTTTAGATTATTGTCAGATGATGGATAGCCCAGCTGCTGGATCCTATTATACATGGAATAACAAGTAGGACCCCAGACTAGAGTTTATTCCAGATTAGATAGGGTTCTTGTTAATAATCACTGGACTCATCATAAGCCTAATGCATATGCTCACTTTTACAATGAAGGCATTTTTTATCACACTCCTTGTATTATCCAAGAGCCTGATGCCTCTATGAAGGGGAGAAGGAGTTTTaagtacttcaatatgtggaGGCAAGTGCCTGAATTCAAGTCTTGCATTATTCACCATTGGAATCAGACTTGGCAAGGGACTAAAATGTTTAAGGTTGTTATGAAATTGAAAAGTCTCAAAAGATCTCTGAAAGATTTAAACAAAGACTTATTTGATGATATTGAGAATAGTGCAGTTCATGCGTGGAAGATATTAGATAATATCCAAGATCAATTGAGGATTGCCCCTGGTGACCCTACTCTTTTAAGTAAGGAAAAGGAAGTTGCTGGTGTTTACAGAGAGTTGCAGGCTGCCTGTGACAGTTTCCTGGCTCAAAAATCAAAAGCCACCTGGGTAAACCAAGGAGACAACAACACTAGGTATTTTCATAGTCTCCGTAGAGCAAGAAGTGTGAAAAATAAAATTTTCCTCATAGAGGATACTGATGGTCATGTGCATTCTGATGGATCCCATATACAATCTGCCTTTTTGAAGTATTATGAAAATTTACTTGGGACTGCTGGGCATATCACACCTTTTTGTGCCTCAGTGGTTCATCAAGGTCATGTTTGTAACTCTAAGCACCACTTTATTCTAATGGCCCCTGTTACTAAGAAGTAAATTAAGGAGGCATTCTTTTCTATTCCCACTCATAAGGCCCCTGGGCCTGATGGTTTCTCTAGTGCCTTTTTTAAAGATTCTTGGTCTGTTGTTGGTGATGAGGTGTGTGATGCCATCTTGGATTTTTTTCAGTCTGGTAAGATGCTTCAACAGATCAATCATACTTTCATTACTTTGATCCCAAAAATTGACAATCCTCAAAATGTCACACAATTTCGTCCTATTTCCTGCTGTAACATCATATACAAAGTCATTTCTAAAGTTTTGTGCACTAGACTCTCCTCTGTTTTGCCTTCTATTATCAGTAAGAATCAAGGAGGGTTTGTTAAGGGGAGGAGTATTGCTGAAAACATTCTCATTTGCCAGGATCTTGTGAGACTCTATAATAGGGAGACTGTCTCCCCTAGATGTTTGATGAAAATTGATCTCAAAAAAGCCTATGATTCAGTGCACTGGGATTTTGTGGAACAAATGCTTACTGCCTTAAATTTCCCTACTAAATTTATTCACCTGGTTATTCACCTGGTTATGATTTGTGTAAGAACTGCTTCTTACTCTTTGGTGCTTAATGGAGAGAATTTTGGGTATTTTAAGGGGGCTAAGGGgttgaggcaaggggatcctatTTCTCCCCTCCTTTTTTACCATTACCATGGAATACCTAAGTAGGATTTTGTCTCATGTTACTGCTACTATGCCTTTCAAGTTTCACCCCTTATGTAGCCAGATCAAGTTATCCCACCTCATGTTTGCTGACGACCTACTTCTCTTTTCTAAGGGGGATACTACTTCCATCATGATTCTTCTTAGAGCTTTTGCAACCTTCTCTGTAGCCACTGGTCTTCAAATGGACTCTATGAAGTCTAACATCTATTTTAATGGGGTTGCTTTTAGGGTCAAATGTGATATTTTGCAGATCTCTGGTTTCTCTGAAGGAGCCTTGCCATTTAAGTATTTGGGGGTGCCTATTTCTGCTGGCAGGCTCACTGTTAAGAACTGCTCTTGCCTTATTGAGAAGATTACTGAAAGAATCCATGGTTATGCTGCCAAGAAACTATCTTATGCTGGTAGATTAACATTGGTGAACTCTGTCCTTACCACTTTATATACCTACTGGGCTTTTATTTTCATTCTGCCAAAGGGAGTGTTAAGGAGAATTGATGCTCTTTGCAGAAATTACTTATGGGATGGATCAACTGAGTATGTTAGATCCTCTCTTGTTAGCTGGGAAAAGGTGTGTGTACCAAAAGATGAAAGTGGACTTGGTATTAGGCATAGCATTGCCTGGAATCTTGCTTCAATTTGTAAACTCTCCTGGTGGATTTATTCTAGTCAGGATAGTCTGTGGGTACAGTGGGTACACCACATTTATATGAAAGATGTTCCCTGGTCTCTTTATAAACCTAAACCTGATGCTCCTTGGACCTGGAAAACTATTTGTAAGGTTAAAGATAAATTCTCAGCTGTTTTTTCCTCTACTGGACTGTGGTTGCCACGTCCTTCTGGTTACTCAGTTAGTAGTGGTTACCAGTGGATCAGACAAAAACATCCTACTGTTACTTGGAATAAAATGATTTGGAATTCCTGGTGCATTTCAAAGCACTCTTTTATAAGTTGGCTAATTGCTCGTGAAGCTTTGCAGCTGAAAGATAAGCTTTTCCtgctgggaagtatccctgatgaTAGTTGTTTTCTCTGTGGCACAGCATCTGAAAACCATCAGCATCTGTTCACTCAGTGCTGTTATACCAGAAAACTTGTTGCCTTGCTCAGTCAGAAGCTGAATATTGGTCTGCCTGTTGCTAATCTCTTAGTCTGGATGCAGACTAAACCATGGGCAAAAATTAAGAAGCAGGTTACTCTTGTTTGGATTCAAGCCTTGTACTATTCTATTTGGCATCAGAGGAATAAGGCTAGACTTGAAGGGGTTGTCCAACGACCTGAAAGTGTTTTTCAGCATATTCAATGCTTACTTAAATGTCGATTTTTAGGATGGCATGTTTGTATTAAAAGGAGTAGTGATAGGGTTTGGTTTAAGGCAGTAACTTATTAGATGCCTTTTACTAAGCCTTAGAATTGTATCCAAAAATGGATAGTTTGTAATAGCTTGTTTATAATCTTAATGAGAACTTctaacctttcaccaaaaaaagaattggaggatgattacaattatggcacgaagctaatcctgctggccctaggcgtcaggcctgcaagatccagAATGAGCGTATATTATTTGCcgagatgtgatcttgaatgttgttgtatgaatgaatacggatgtgtttaatgtccttcttgatttgcttcct from Silene latifolia isolate original U9 population chromosome 2, ASM4854445v1, whole genome shotgun sequence encodes the following:
- the LOC141641165 gene encoding uncharacterized protein LOC141641165, giving the protein MPFKFHPLCSQIKLSHLMFADDLLLFSKGDTTSIMILLRAFATFSVATGLQMDSMKSNIYFNGVAFRVKCDILQISGFSEGALPFKYLGVPISAGRLTVKNCSCLIEKITERIHGYAAKKLSYAGRLTLVNSVLTTLYTYWAFIFILPKGVLRRIDALCRNYLWDGSTEYVRSSLVSWEKVCVPKDESGLGIRHSIAWNLASICKLSWWIYSSQDSLWVQWVHHIYMKDVPWSLYKPKPDAPWTWKTICKVKDKFSAVFSSTGLWLPRPSGYSVSSGYQWIRQKHPTVTWNKMIWNSWCISKHSFISWLIAREALQLKDKLFLLGSIPDDSCFLCGTASENHQHLFTQCCYTRKLVALLSQKLNIGLPVANLLVWMQTKPWAKIKKQVTLVWIQALYYSIWHQRNKARLEGVVQRPESVFQHIQCLLKCRFLGWHVCIKRSSDRVWFKAVTY